GCTGAGCCTAATCGCCTTTGCGCTCGTCATTTTAGCTTGTTCTTACTGGAACCTCTCTCGGCGAGACAGAGACAACGGTGATTTGGAAACCGGCGGCGCAAACGAAGCAAAAATCGGCTCGAAGATACCGCCGGAGAAGGTTAACTACGACGACAATGTTTTGGTCATAATGGCTGGAAACCAGAATCCGACGTTCTTAGCTCGGCCTGTATGCATAAAAATTTCTTCTGCAGTGGAAGCCCCCGTCAATGGTAAATCGGAAGAGAAAGAGACAGACGATAATTCCGAGAAATCGAACAAAGTGCATGATGGAGAAGTAAATTCAGCGGTTGAGGAAGAAATCGAGTGAGTTTTTGAAGTAAAATTGTACTGAATTTTGATCTCTGTGTTCTCGAACGAGAAATTTTGCCCTAAGAGTTCCGACTGAGCTCTGTTTTTCGGCTTCTTCGTTCGAgaaatttgtaaattacaaTGGAAATCaattattacataaaatttttgtaaaatctcTTCTCAGTTTGTTAGAGACTGAAATCATATTCTCACATTCACTTTACCATTTTCAATCCCACACTTACTAAAGCtataagtataaaaatacATTCTGATGGTTCTATgctttgataaatttttaattgtagtcttatattttatgaaaatttagatttagtcACTGTTATTAATGATTGattgtttcactttttttttaaaaaaaaatcttttgagAAATTAACTATATAAAGTAGgagtatttttaaactaaatatgaTTAGTGCTGTAaggaacaaaatataaaattagatattttatttttgaaaaaacaccATCCATCcgatcaaaatataaaataaattctaaaaaaaaggtGGCTTTTGGAGACTTGatgaaaagaaacataaacaaatGGTCATTAAGGAGAATAAtcgtattttctttttcattaggTTTTAAGTTAATCAAAGTCacttcaatttgaaaaaataaatttctgaTGTTTTTGAAATGTACATTAACGAAGTGTATTGATAgattaacataaaattttatataatgttTGGAAGTATTAGTAAAATAGTTGAgataatgtaaataaaaaacatatgttttattttaaatttggttgtGGAATTAAAGAGGGAGGAGAATAAAGGGTTGAGAAACGAAATGACAGTAGtgattgtatatattatattatatattgcaTATAGAGAAATACACATATTCTGAGGAACCGTGGCAATTTTCCCACCTCCGCTTGCTGGGAACAAATAACCAAATACTTCTCTTTTACTTGTGTTTCTGATTccatgtttgtttatttatttgttgtgtttaacatttaaatataacgacaaaatatttctaatttttttaaaagtgatatAACCAACCAAGTTTATTAGAATTTTATATGAACAAATGCAAAACTATCGAATAAAAATAAGTGTTTTTAAGTGAAGTTCACAATTTCAATGAAGTGGACTCcacaccttttcttttcctccttACTTGAGTCATgcacattctttttttcttttttcattatttatatatatatacacacttgTCCATACCTAAAAGCACATATTTTGTCAATAGTTTTGCATCCATTATATTTTTGTGgtaaacaaattaatcaaaatcaatattaaagtGAACTTAGCTCAAACGATAGTTAGcatgattttctattttagagTCGTGATGTTTGACTCCTTGTCCTTAAGAACCGTTGcgctaaaagaaattaataaaagcaaaattattttttaactaatcTTAATAACTGTCTCATGAGGagatataatatataagaaaaatgtagaGTTGAAATACTATtacataaataacaataaatttagaCATTTATAAAACTTGAGATTATACGACTATTTGGAAAAGCTCATTAGTTTATTCGGTAGTTATTATATGAATTTGACCTTAGGATTTAGGGGATTGCATATATAATCTCTCTAACACATTGATGTCGTGTTGTATTAATAACATCTATTTTCTCTATCTGTAGACATAgctaataaattgttaaagaaCCACGTACATCTATGTATTGATATTTACATTATTCTACAACTTAATAGTTGAAGTGTAACATGAGCATATGGTGAATAATGGAGTCGAACTAAAATGTTATAGAATAAGGATGGATGGAAATATTTTGTGATGAGAAGAGCATTTTAGAGATCTTTCAAATCATTGCATGTCTACAAACTACAAAGGACAAACCATCAATGAAAGTAAGTATCTGCTGTATGGAAAACTTGCCATTAGTgaaggagagagagattggTACTTGGTGGTGGAAAGAGGTGGGGCCTTTGAGGGAGGGGGGGATTTGAGAAATAGAAGATAGTGGGAGGGTATGGTAGCAAAAATAGGAATTGTTGGAGAGGAGGGGCAAAGGGAAAGATTGATAGGTTGATTAgggaattttattttatagaggGAAGTTGGAATTCGAGCTGTACTACACTGCACTTCCACTGTACATCACTACAGACAAAGAACTGCGTGCGCGGCGATGGGAAGCCGCGTTTGCTTTTCTAGAAACCAACTTTCCTTTGCATTTATTAGAGGACGAATattgagaaaaggaaaattttgactttttttttttttttttttttttttcattttaaaataacacgTTACCATTTAAACaactaatcaaatttaaacgaacATAAGATGAGATCATAAAAGacgaaaatagtaaaaaatataatttaagtgAAAGAGAAATTGCATATTGTAAATTTGGTAAATATGACGTtaatctacttttaaatttgatatttttgtaattttgaaaatgtaagtgACATGcactttattatcataatttttttttttttgcaaactcTCGTAAGTAAAAATTAGTatgatattataatttaaagtataaattttaataaaatatgtataaaataaatgaacaaaaatattgaacTAACTAGAATAAATCAATAAGTTATTGACATATAACGAAAATATAACTTAAGCAACCCAacaagaattaataaaatatgtataaaacaaatgaactaatacaacagaaaatgatttgaaatattgaaacCAAATGCGTACAgataaaatagcaaatttgataagagaggaaaataaattacaaaaattgtttgataGATTAGGAGATAATTACTTgtaaaagaagttgaagaattttaaaaactaaaacaaaaaataataataattttatatattaaaacaaacccatataaataaaataacaaatttacaaaagaaaatacaaataaataaataaataaaaacttaccTGATAGACTTATATGATCTTGAAGAAGTAGAAAATGTTGaagtttaataataaaaattaaaaataatttataaaaataagaaggCTCAAGTAGAAAATGTTGaagtttaataataaaaatttaaaataaatttataaaaataagaaggCTATAAAAACTTAAGTtgaataactttaatttatgtgAGAAATGgtgtataattattatttatgaaagagttataatttgagaaataaataaatttattttttgagaaataaataaatttactctttcagaaataaataaattttatctgTGAGAATTGAAGCTCGAGTTGGAAGGGGATCTAAGAAGCATAGTAgctataaatattaaaaaatatatagtttttttcttctatatattaAGAATTGAATAAGTTTTTTGATatctataatttatataaatatgataaagtTGAGAAATGGCTCGAACCCCTTCTGAGCGTATACATAATCCTTCAGTATTTAGAGCAAATGTTCAAtaactcaattttaattgtacttttaaaaataagtttagcTCAACGTAATTGAGATgatgttttattataaatatgatagaTTCAATCCTTTTTTCTCAACTttgttatactaaaataaCTTTTACAATACTTAATATTTAAgcttaaaaatttaattctattatGGTCAATTATtccttatattcttttaagttttattcatatttcataAACAAACTCAAGACATGTGTGGAACATAAAAAAGAcatggaaagaaataataaataaattcaaaagtatAATGAAAGCTATATtctctgtttttattttcttttgaagaaaaattaatatttattttgaaaatttagacagaaggagaagaaagtaATTTGGAATACTTGAGAAATAAAgataaaggaaagaaaaagaagaagctaaCATCATGATAAAGCTTTGCTAAATCACATGTCAATTTGCTTCCAAGTTCACATACAactgtttattattattaatattgataaaCAGTAGTAGAACTTTATCGACATCTATCATTGAACTCGGGATTTCTTGTCTACAGGAATATACAAATGCTTAATCTCAAGTTGgccatataattaatatatttgtaactatccACCTTACGAACTTAAAAGTCGCTACATTGTCCAATTTCCCTAATTTTTAGAGGCCCAATCAAATCACATTTCAAACTTAACCCAAATGTTGGTCCAATGAACCAAGCCGAAAGATTAGGCcataaactaaactattaaaacGTTAGGTCAACTCGATCCAACCTAAGTCTACTTTTTTGTGCTTAAAATTGGGTCCGGTTGAGCGAATGACGAGGGTGACTCCAAAGTGTCACCTACCCCAATGTGAATGAGATCTTTCAATCTTTTCGTCTTCGCTCATAAGATGATTCCTTCTTCTGTCCTTTTaaaccttttaaaataatataattgctattattattattgttaagaACATATTTATGTCATTTGATTATTTGTTGAAAGACAATGACCAGGTCATCCCAAGCAGTTGTTAAAACGACTAAAGATTTTATccaattaaacaaatatgcCTTGGTGAGCACGTTGAGTTAtaataaagattaaattaataaattcctCATCTACCCACTAAAATAAAGCtcaatacatatatgttttttaaaataaattattaaataatcatcaaattttCAGCTTTAAAAGCCAGGGAGCTTCTTCCACTGACCATCATGTCTCCCTCTCTACTAGCTAATAGCTATGgagttctttcttttcttttcttaaattatatttcttctcttttttttttttattctctttgtatgtaaaatttgaaaatactatTGAACAAAATTGGGAGGACGGTGATGAAAAAGATGCTTTTGGTTCGCTCGTCGTGCGTAAGGGCAAATTTGCCTTGCCGAGACCTTGCATTTCTCTCCTTCTGAGTTCTcctctttttatatttttttaggcttattttataatcatttcaaCTTGCTTGTTTTTactaatatgttttttaagtttatacttgtgcttttttttttttataatctaaattgttatattattaattcacTCTTCTTAAAAAAACGTTCAAGTtctgaatgaaaaaaaacGACGTTCTGAGAAGAGAATTTGTCATCAACAGTgacaaaaaagttaaaactatttacgtataacaaataaaaaattaattcttgCGTTTcacatacaaatttagaaatgaaattttattttaaaaaagaccCCGAAGAatctaaagaaaattatttatttacaacaAGGGGTAGTCTTGGAGTATTTGGATTCTCTCAAAATTACTTTATAGAAAATTCGAGCCCttgctatattttcaaaagctaaaagcattttaagcaatttcttaaaaaaaatcgatttTCTTCTCCGCTTTCCTTTCAAAAGTACTTTTTCTTACTAATTTTCATCTTATACGcaacttcttttttccttgCAAATCTCTCTTTGACAatattttct
This is a stretch of genomic DNA from Cucumis sativus cultivar 9930 chromosome 4, Cucumber_9930_V3, whole genome shotgun sequence. It encodes these proteins:
- the LOC101204658 gene encoding protein GLUTAMINE DUMPER 5, with amino-acid sequence MESISPSTQYSSPSTSPNMAERTPWHSPLPYLFGGLAAMLSLIAFALVILACSYWNLSRRDRDNGDLETGGANEAKIGSKIPPEKVNYDDNVLVIMAGNQNPTFLARPVCIKISSAVEAPVNGKSEEKETDDNSEKSNKVHDGEVNSAVEEEIE